The Agromyces sp. LHK192 genome includes a window with the following:
- a CDS encoding YdeI/OmpD-associated family protein produces MRFETELLLVDERNTGIEVPPDVVESLGAGKRPPVVVVVNGFTYRSTIAPMGGTYLIPFSSDKRAATGLGGGDAIVVDLELDTDPRTVDPPADLADALAEAGLREAFDRLAPSRQKAYVVNVEGAKAPETRSRRIAKVVSALGG; encoded by the coding sequence ATGCGCTTCGAGACGGAACTGCTGCTGGTCGACGAACGGAACACGGGCATCGAGGTTCCACCCGATGTCGTCGAGTCCCTCGGTGCGGGCAAGCGTCCGCCCGTCGTGGTCGTCGTGAACGGGTTCACGTACCGCAGCACGATCGCGCCGATGGGCGGGACGTACCTGATCCCGTTCAGCTCCGACAAGCGAGCCGCCACGGGTCTCGGTGGCGGCGACGCGATCGTCGTGGACCTCGAACTCGATACCGATCCACGCACCGTCGACCCGCCTGCCGACCTCGCGGACGCGCTCGCCGAGGCCGGACTGCGCGAGGCGTTCGACCGGCTCGCGCCGAGCCGTCAGAAGGCCTACGTCGTGAACGTCGAGGGCGCCAAGGCTCCCGAGACCCGGTCGCGGCGCATCGCCAAGGTCGTGTCGGCGCTCGGCGGCTGA
- a CDS encoding LLM class F420-dependent oxidoreductase, producing the protein MRFGIFVPQGWRFDLVGIEPAARHWETMLGLAQRADRADSPWESIWVYDHFHTTPVPSETEATHEAWSLMAAFAASTERVRIGQMCTCMAYRNPGYLAKVAATVDHVSGGRLEMGIGAGWYEHEWRAYGYGFPDAPERLRMLREGVEVFRQAWTTGTATFHGEFYDFDGAIFQPQPVQPGGIPMWVAGGGEQVTLKIAAEYASYTNFFDSPEAFSRKSEVLRGHCERIGRDFSSITRSSNFNTVVGEDAADVERRLAAIEARIAPYLGPAGTARYLEGFRSPAALVGTVDEVVAKLSDARDRGLAYAISYFPETAYDLSGVELYEREVIPALW; encoded by the coding sequence ATGCGATTCGGCATCTTCGTTCCCCAGGGTTGGCGCTTCGATCTCGTCGGCATCGAGCCGGCGGCCCGGCATTGGGAGACGATGCTCGGCCTCGCGCAGCGCGCCGACCGCGCCGACTCGCCGTGGGAGTCCATCTGGGTCTACGACCACTTCCACACCACGCCGGTGCCCTCCGAGACGGAGGCGACGCACGAGGCCTGGTCGCTCATGGCCGCGTTCGCGGCTTCGACGGAGCGCGTGCGCATCGGCCAGATGTGCACCTGCATGGCGTACCGCAACCCCGGATACCTCGCGAAGGTCGCCGCGACCGTCGATCACGTCTCGGGCGGGCGCCTCGAGATGGGCATCGGCGCGGGTTGGTACGAGCACGAGTGGCGCGCGTACGGGTACGGATTCCCGGATGCCCCGGAACGGCTGCGGATGCTCCGCGAGGGCGTCGAGGTGTTCCGGCAGGCGTGGACGACCGGCACGGCGACCTTCCACGGTGAGTTCTACGACTTCGACGGTGCGATCTTCCAGCCGCAGCCGGTGCAGCCGGGCGGCATCCCGATGTGGGTCGCCGGCGGCGGCGAGCAGGTGACGCTGAAGATCGCGGCCGAGTACGCGTCGTACACCAACTTCTTCGACAGCCCCGAGGCGTTCAGTCGCAAGTCCGAGGTGCTTCGCGGGCACTGCGAGCGCATCGGCCGCGACTTCTCGTCGATCACGCGGTCGTCGAACTTCAACACGGTCGTCGGCGAGGATGCCGCCGACGTCGAGCGCCGGCTCGCCGCGATCGAGGCGCGGATCGCGCCGTACCTGGGCCCCGCCGGAACCGCGCGCTACCTCGAGGGATTCCGCTCGCCGGCAGCCCTCGTCGGCACCGTCGACGAGGTCGTCGCGAAACTGTCGGACGCGCGCGACCGCGGCCTCGCCTATGCGATCTCGTACTTCCCGGAGACCGCCTACGACCTGTCAGGTGTCGAACTGTACGAGCGCGAGGTCATCCCGGCGCTGTGGTAG
- a CDS encoding bifunctional RecB family nuclease/DEAD/DEAH box helicase — MRVLDGSVITSASDLKKASDCEFAFLRELDVKLGRDTVFEQTSDAMLERAGTLGTEHELRVLERYRAEFGDGVVEIEQPDSRDRDAVEAAVATTIAALEGGAPVVYQAAFADVGFVGFADFLVRRPDGRYRVQDSKLARSARVTALLQLAAYSEQLDRLGIQRDDTVELLLGDGTTSEHRLDDIAPVYVQRVERLHQIIDERLAADGPVEWGDPRYHHDGRCATCELEVQAHRDVLMVGGLRVSHREPLAAAGITTIDELAASTGSIDHLVDSTIDGLRAQARLQLAAERAAAAAEASGTRAPDDPPLPPPVEVRDAGAIAAIPRPSHGDLFFDFEGDPLYTEGAATSWNLDYLWGMTDEHDTYTAFWAHSFAEEREALVRFLELVKLRRQAHPDLHIYHYAAYERTHLTSIAARHGVGEAEVDQLLRDNVLVDLYPIVKRAVRVGSRSYSIKKLEPLYMGTELREADVKSGGDSITEYVRARALVDSPSGADRAEGQAVLDDLADYNRYDCVSTRRLRDWLIGIARREGVVPVSPEELVERVGGKVYQASPLAWSLRELAAPDEPGGPRDPDRTALALASAAIDYHEREAKSFWWAHFLRADQPIDSWENDRDVLVVDPAASGIDVAWHEEDGRNPRRSIRLAGRIAPGSKFSPGSDVFLLYDADSGVPSRTRRPGQRRTTYATITEVFDGGIVVDESGSPDATWAALPVAVGPGAPPNNGALIGAIGEWAGGIPATLPALPQNPAMDVLRRLPPRVRGGLAPVEPLAPVAPVASGDAALDAESTARSDAEPDYVGAVVDSVQRLEQSYLAVQGPPGTGKTYVASHVIARLVAERGWKIGVVAQSHAVIEHVLEAVVDAGLDPDLVGKAVKDPGEVGGRAFTALAKKDHLAGFTAERPGGFVIGGTAWDFCNVKRVPRGSLDLLVIDEAGQFSLASTIAVSVAARNLLLLGDPQQLPQVSQALHPEPVDTSALGWVADGHEVLPDEFGYFLAESRRMHPAVAAPVSRLAYRGELRSHPSAAARRLEGVEPGLHPIPVLHEDNTTYSPEEAERVVELVASLLGRTWHDAGGTTGSPKPLTETDLIVVTPYNAQLTTVREALDAAGHHEVPVGTVDKFQGQEAVVAIVSLAASDASAAPRGLEFVINRNRLNVAISRAKWAAYLVYSPGLLDALPWRPDGVAQLSAFIRLVGADRRGSSAGGGDPREGAGSIGGAGSSEGAGPSGGTDPDAVAAPDAVAAPDAVAARSGDAPAQPPSADTTLAMRRDRVSGALAPSTFTT; from the coding sequence ATGCGCGTCCTCGACGGCTCCGTCATCACCAGCGCGAGCGACCTGAAGAAGGCGTCCGACTGCGAATTCGCGTTCCTCCGCGAGCTCGACGTGAAGCTCGGACGTGACACGGTCTTCGAGCAGACGAGCGACGCCATGCTCGAACGCGCCGGCACCCTCGGCACCGAGCACGAGCTGCGGGTGCTCGAGCGCTACCGCGCCGAGTTCGGCGACGGTGTGGTCGAGATCGAGCAACCCGACTCGCGTGACCGCGACGCGGTCGAGGCCGCCGTCGCGACGACCATCGCGGCGCTCGAGGGCGGCGCGCCCGTCGTCTACCAGGCGGCGTTCGCCGATGTCGGATTCGTCGGATTCGCCGACTTCCTCGTGCGCCGCCCCGACGGTCGCTACCGGGTGCAGGACTCGAAGCTCGCGCGCAGCGCCCGGGTGACCGCACTGTTGCAGCTCGCGGCCTACTCCGAGCAGCTCGACCGGCTCGGCATCCAGCGCGACGACACCGTCGAACTCCTCCTCGGCGACGGCACGACCAGCGAGCACCGGCTCGACGACATCGCCCCGGTCTACGTGCAGCGCGTCGAGCGGCTCCACCAGATCATCGACGAGCGCCTCGCGGCCGACGGCCCGGTCGAGTGGGGCGACCCGCGCTACCACCACGACGGCCGCTGCGCGACGTGCGAGCTCGAGGTGCAGGCCCACCGCGACGTGCTCATGGTCGGCGGACTGCGCGTGTCCCACCGCGAACCGCTCGCCGCGGCGGGCATCACCACGATCGACGAGCTCGCCGCCTCGACCGGGTCGATCGACCACCTCGTCGACTCGACGATCGACGGACTCCGTGCGCAGGCCCGGCTCCAGCTCGCCGCCGAGCGCGCCGCCGCTGCCGCGGAGGCATCCGGCACCCGCGCACCCGACGACCCGCCGCTCCCCCCGCCCGTCGAGGTGCGCGACGCGGGCGCCATCGCGGCGATCCCCCGCCCGTCGCACGGCGACCTGTTCTTCGACTTCGAGGGCGACCCGCTCTACACCGAGGGCGCCGCGACCAGCTGGAACCTCGACTACCTCTGGGGCATGACCGACGAGCACGACACGTACACCGCGTTCTGGGCGCACTCGTTCGCCGAGGAGCGCGAGGCGCTCGTGCGGTTCCTCGAACTCGTGAAGCTGCGCCGGCAGGCGCACCCCGACCTGCACATCTACCACTACGCGGCGTACGAGCGGACGCACCTGACCTCGATCGCCGCACGCCACGGCGTCGGCGAGGCCGAGGTCGACCAGTTGCTGCGCGACAACGTGCTGGTCGACCTCTACCCGATCGTCAAGCGCGCGGTGCGCGTCGGCAGCCGGTCGTACTCGATCAAGAAGCTCGAGCCGCTCTACATGGGCACCGAACTTCGCGAGGCCGACGTGAAGTCCGGCGGCGACTCGATCACCGAATACGTGCGTGCCCGCGCCCTCGTCGACTCGCCCTCCGGCGCCGACCGTGCCGAGGGGCAGGCCGTGCTCGACGACCTCGCCGACTACAACCGCTACGACTGCGTCTCGACGCGGCGCCTCCGCGACTGGCTGATCGGCATCGCACGCCGTGAGGGCGTCGTGCCCGTCTCGCCGGAGGAACTCGTGGAGCGCGTGGGGGGCAAGGTGTACCAGGCGTCCCCGCTCGCGTGGTCGCTGCGCGAACTGGCTGCGCCCGACGAGCCCGGTGGCCCGCGCGACCCCGACCGCACCGCGCTCGCGCTCGCGTCGGCCGCGATCGACTACCACGAGCGCGAGGCGAAGAGCTTCTGGTGGGCGCACTTCCTGCGGGCCGACCAGCCGATCGACTCGTGGGAGAACGACCGCGACGTGCTGGTCGTCGACCCCGCGGCATCGGGCATCGACGTCGCCTGGCACGAAGAGGACGGCCGCAATCCGCGCCGCTCGATCCGGCTCGCGGGCCGCATCGCCCCCGGGTCGAAGTTCTCACCCGGGTCCGACGTGTTCCTCTTGTACGACGCCGACTCCGGCGTCCCCTCGCGCACGCGACGACCTGGGCAGCGCCGCACGACCTACGCCACGATCACCGAGGTCTTCGACGGCGGCATCGTCGTCGACGAGTCGGGCAGCCCGGATGCCACGTGGGCCGCCCTGCCCGTCGCCGTCGGTCCCGGCGCTCCGCCGAACAACGGCGCGCTGATCGGCGCCATCGGCGAGTGGGCGGGAGGCATCCCCGCGACGCTGCCCGCGCTGCCGCAGAACCCGGCGATGGACGTGCTGCGACGGCTTCCGCCACGGGTGCGCGGTGGCCTCGCGCCGGTCGAGCCCCTCGCGCCGGTCGCACCCGTCGCGTCGGGCGACGCCGCGCTCGATGCCGAGTCCACTGCCCGCTCCGATGCCGAGCCCGACTACGTCGGAGCCGTCGTCGACTCCGTGCAGCGGCTCGAGCAGTCGTACCTCGCCGTGCAGGGCCCGCCCGGCACGGGCAAGACCTACGTCGCCTCGCACGTCATCGCACGGCTCGTCGCCGAGCGCGGCTGGAAGATCGGCGTGGTCGCGCAGTCCCACGCGGTGATCGAGCACGTGCTCGAGGCCGTCGTCGACGCCGGACTCGACCCGGATCTCGTCGGCAAGGCCGTGAAGGATCCGGGCGAGGTCGGCGGGCGCGCGTTCACCGCACTTGCCAAGAAGGACCACCTCGCCGGGTTCACGGCAGAGCGGCCGGGCGGCTTCGTCATCGGCGGCACCGCCTGGGACTTCTGCAACGTCAAGCGGGTTCCGCGCGGGTCGCTCGACCTGCTCGTGATCGACGAGGCCGGGCAGTTCTCGCTCGCATCGACGATCGCCGTCTCGGTCGCGGCCCGCAACCTGCTCCTGCTCGGCGACCCGCAACAGCTGCCGCAGGTGAGCCAGGCCCTCCACCCGGAGCCCGTCGACACCTCCGCTCTCGGCTGGGTCGCCGACGGTCACGAGGTGCTGCCCGACGAGTTCGGCTACTTCCTCGCCGAGAGCCGGCGCATGCATCCGGCGGTCGCCGCCCCCGTCTCGCGCCTCGCGTATCGCGGCGAGCTGCGCTCCCATCCGTCGGCCGCCGCCCGGCGGCTCGAGGGCGTCGAGCCGGGCCTGCACCCCATCCCCGTGCTCCACGAGGACAACACGACCTACTCCCCGGAGGAGGCGGAACGCGTCGTCGAACTCGTCGCATCGCTGCTCGGGCGCACCTGGCACGACGCGGGCGGCACAACCGGGAGCCCGAAGCCGCTCACTGAGACCGACCTCATCGTCGTCACCCCCTACAACGCCCAGCTCACGACCGTGCGCGAGGCGCTCGACGCAGCGGGCCATCACGAGGTGCCGGTCGGCACCGTCGACAAGTTCCAGGGCCAGGAGGCGGTCGTCGCGATCGTCTCGCTCGCGGCATCCGACGCCTCTGCGGCACCGCGCGGGCTCGAGTTCGTGATCAACCGGAACCGGCTGAACGTCGCGATCTCGCGGGCGAAGTGGGCGGCGTACCTGGTCTACTCGCCCGGTCTGCTCGACGCGCTGCCGTGGCGGCCCGACGGCGTGGCGCAGCTCAGCGCGTTCATCCGGCTCGTCGGCGCCGATCGGCGCGGCAGCTCGGCGGGAGGCGGCGACCCGCGCGAGGGCGCCGGCTCGATTGGCGGCGCCGGCTCGAGCGAGGGCGCCGGCCCGAGTGGGGGCACCGATCCGGATGCCGTCGCCGCCCCGGATGCCGTCGCCGCCCCGGATGCCGTCGCCGCGAGGAGCGGCGACGCACCGGCTCAGCCGCCGAGCGCCGACACGACCTTGGCGATGCGCCGCGACCGGGTCTCGGGAGCCTTGGCGCCCTCGACGTTCACGACGTAG
- a CDS encoding glutaredoxin domain-containing protein — MTSPTDLNPARITMYGAEWCGDCRRSKRLLDGRGVDYEYVDLEVVADGADRAKAISGRTNIPVVVFPDGTHFTEPTDAELGAKLDEVDAEAA; from the coding sequence ATGACTTCCCCCACCGATCTCAACCCTGCCCGGATCACGATGTACGGCGCCGAGTGGTGCGGCGACTGCCGCCGCTCGAAGCGACTGCTCGACGGTCGCGGCGTCGACTACGAGTACGTCGACCTCGAGGTCGTCGCCGACGGTGCCGACCGCGCGAAGGCCATCTCGGGTCGCACGAACATCCCCGTGGTCGTGTTCCCCGACGGCACCCACTTCACCGAGCCGACCGACGCCGAGCTCGGCGCGAAGCTCGACGAGGTCGACGCCGAAGCGGCGTAG